From the Elusimicrobia bacterium HGW-Elusimicrobia-1 genome, one window contains:
- a CDS encoding SsrA-binding protein, producing the protein MTTIASNRRAFYDYEIIEKFEAGMGLLGREVKSLRSGRLNLAGGYVSIRPDGAWLENVNIADWPQAAKTGVPYEPLRSRKLLLKKSELKRLIGQTAQKGLSLVPLECYFNKRGIAKIQIALVKGKRQYDRKEAKKKKDLTREMRRDFAEKFKA; encoded by the coding sequence ATGACGACAATCGCCTCCAACAGACGAGCGTTTTACGATTATGAAATAATCGAGAAGTTTGAGGCGGGAATGGGGCTGCTGGGGCGGGAAGTCAAATCGCTTCGGAGCGGCAGATTGAATCTGGCCGGCGGTTACGTCAGCATTCGTCCCGACGGCGCGTGGCTTGAAAATGTTAACATAGCCGACTGGCCGCAGGCGGCCAAGACGGGCGTGCCTTACGAGCCGCTGCGCTCAAGGAAGCTTCTTCTTAAAAAGAGCGAGCTCAAGCGGCTCATCGGCCAGACGGCTCAAAAAGGCCTGTCTTTGGTACCTCTCGAATGTTACTTCAATAAAAGAGGGATTGCGAAAATTCAGATTGCGCTTGTTAAGGGCAAGAGACAGTACGACAGGAAGGAAGCCAAAAAGAAAAAAGACCTGACGCGCGAAATGCGCCGCGATTTTGCCGAGAAGTTTAAAGCGTGA